The Castanea sativa cultivar Marrone di Chiusa Pesio chromosome 11, ASM4071231v1 genome contains a region encoding:
- the LOC142616687 gene encoding beta-1,3-galactosyltransferase pvg3-like, producing the protein MRRRQLFLVALPSLFLFFFFLHFFFILSNVHVKSTLIAKSKNAITICETPLQHKQFSLLIGILTRPDNYDRRHFLRLIYGIQSSPLAHIDVKFVFCNLIKPEQRVLIALEILRFNDIIILNCTENMNNGKTYTYFSSLPRILSRPYDYIMKADDDVFIRLAPLALSLEPLPRLDLYYGFVIPCTSMNPHVDYMSGMGFLLSGDIVEWIGNSNIPENNTNGPEDKLVGKWLKMGNKAKNRFSNKPAMYDYPGTNGRYSHELIPETVAVHRLKRWDQWSKVLEFFNVSSMIYTRN; encoded by the coding sequence ATGCGGAGGAGGCAGCTATTTCTAGTTGCATTAccctctctcttcctcttcttctttttcctccaCTTCTTCTTCATCTTATCCAATGTCCATGTAAAATCCACCTTGATAGCTAAATCCAAAAATGCCATTACAATTTGTGAAACCCCTTTGCAGCACAAACAATTTAGCCTCTTGATTGGAATCTTAACCCGTCCAGATAACTATGATCGTCGCCATTTCCTCCGGCTTATCTATGGAATCCAATCATCTCCCCTAGCCCACATAGATGTGAAGTTTGTCTTTTGCAACCTCATAAAGCCTGAGCAAAGAGTATTGATAGCTTTAGAAATCCTACGTTTCAATGACATTATCATCCTCAATTGCACCGAGAACATGAACAATGGTAAGACCTACACATACTTTTCTTCGCTCCCACGTATCCTCTCGAGGCCTTATGACTATATCATGAAGGCTGATGATGATGTTTTTATCAGGCTTGCACCATTGGCATTGTCCCTTGAGCCATTGCCTAGGTTAGACTTGTACTATGGATTTGTAATTCCATGCACTAGCATGAACCCCCATGTGGATTATATGTCAGGGATGGGGTTTTTGTTGTCTGGGGACATTGTTGAATGGATTGGAAATTCTAATATCCCTGAAAATAACACGAATGGTCCCGAGGATAAACTGGTTGGGAAATGGTTGAAGATGGGAAATAAGGCTAAGAATCGATTTTCCAACAAGCCAGCCATGTATGATTACCCGGGAACAAATGGGAGGTACTCACATGAGCTTATACCAGAAACTGTGGCTGTTCATCGATTGAAAAGGTGGGATCAATGGTCAAAGGTGCTTGAATTTTTCAATGTATCATCTATGATTTACACTCGAAATTAA